From Mya arenaria isolate MELC-2E11 chromosome 1, ASM2691426v1, a single genomic window includes:
- the LOC128230083 gene encoding sushi, von Willebrand factor type A, EGF and pentraxin domain-containing protein 1-like encodes MQNRNENIFLVSIFLLFCEINYCCADRAATWDACGCSWHDWKSWSSCTATCGGGKQERIRWVRFNDKPGCNGFEDCATNDSGWDNRICNANCENGGTIKTYGSTSAYCRCKTGTKGKCCEQIVTCGSPSTISHGTYTGTSFSYNRKITYHCNSDYNMTNPWRAVRTCSQWGYWTGSLPTCEYAVSCNSNPCKNGGICTNMLGTYRCSCSKGWTGRNCETDIQPPIYDHCPTNKAILVTTMTTNQTWTEPVFTDPHGFGIEISKNYQNSSFEFPWGKFAIQYIATKPSNGMTKECTFWITVTPHQCKPLQAPKHGAIACNGWKEQYARVCKFYCYSGYDLPPGFKPDTVINCGATGKWMPSNPFSECILMNLLPSARDVVRPTFNNCLAEKSSIAETYIRDLKRSQFNALCVDNLDFCNDRNVSITCDV; translated from the exons AtgcaaaatagaaatgaaaacatatttcttgtGTCCATCTTCTTACTTTTCTGTGAAATCAATTACTGTTGTGCAGATCGAGCTGCAACATGGGATGCTTGTGGCTGCTCTTGGCATGATTGGAAATCTTGGTCATCATGTACCGCAACATGTGGTGGGGGAAAGCAAGAACGGATAAGGTGGGTTCGTTTTAACGATAAACCTGGATGTAATGGATTCGAAGATTGTGCCACAAATGACTCTGGTTGGGACAATAGAATATGCAACGCAAACTGTGAAAATGGCGGAACAATAAAAACCTACGGTTCAACAAGTGCTTATTGCAGGTGCAAAACAGGGACAAAAGGAAAATGTTGCGAGCAAA TTGTCACATGTGGGTCACCATCAACAATCAGCCACGGCACCTATACTGGTACATCATTTTCCTACAACCGCAAGATAACGTACCATTGCAATAGTGACTACAACATGACTAATCCTTGGAGAGCAGTCCGTACATGCAGTCAATGGGGCTACTGGACGGGATCGCTTCCGACATGTGAAT ATGCAGTTTCTTGCAATAGCAATCCATGCAAAAATGGTGGAATATGTACTAATATGCTTGGAACGTATAGATGCTCATGTTCAAAGGGCTGGACAGGACGAAACTGTGAAACAG ACATCCAGCCTCCAATATATGATCACTGCCCTACAAACAAGGCCATTCTTgtgacaacaatgacaacgaATCAGACGTGGACAGAACCCGTTTTTACCGACCCACACGGATTTGGAATTGAAATATcgaaaaattaccaaaatagCTCTTTTGAATTTCCCTGGGGGAAATTTGCAATCCAGTATATTGCAACCAAACCGTCCAATGGAATGACAAAAGAATGCACATTTTGGATTACTGTCACAC CACACCAGTGCAAACCTTTGCAAGCCCCAAAACATGGCGCAATAGCATGTAATGGCTGGAAAGAGCAATATGCTCGCGTGTGCAAGTTCTATTGCTATTCTGGCTATGACCTTCCACCTGGTTTCAAACCAGACACTGTTATTAATTGCGGAGCAACCGGGAAGTGGATGCCGTCAAACCCATTTTCGGAATGCATTCTAATGA ATCTTCTGCCTTCAGCTCGTGACGTTGTCAGACCAACGTTTAACAACTGTCTTGCAGAAAAGTCATCTATTGCCGAGACATATATAAGAGATTTGAAAAGATCACAGTTCAACGCGCTTTGTGTTGATAACCTTGACTTTTGTAATGATAGAAACGTGTCCATTACTTGTGATGTTTAG
- the LOC128230048 gene encoding signal peptide, CUB and EGF-like domain-containing protein 1 isoform X2: MRSNHLFQPEACPDDSQCNVDGVQIFCGSTSRRKRDVATNGSNDLMQHRLSIEITLKMKPTENIIVLQNQRQNLINSLGELMESKRDEVFGEHTASSFNISSGPVKIMCTEGSVNSIESLRCIECPEGTYYQKRVYDMDPTCILCPKGTFQAESGQSVCKACPEGFSTNSKGSTQLSDCKVACSPGTFSQNGLEPCFPCDVGHYQPSHGQVMCRRCLDSKSTLTFGASSRADCQEFDIIFNGNSSVTSIIQNLTSVSDLTMNFWIKANSDSTEFEIHFEDEIGIIIWEIRNFSEVCHNKIMCKSFENVLAFDNLWHRFTIQFIVCSVFVNIDGFLANSINFGTSCSSFKLKTVYVQADSSFTLSQLNLWHGQKDMTSEVHCFSHQFGDLLRWQDFDGSIVDGAFIDIPSQCDDIDNCMSKPCLHGECSDRLNGYDCTCDVGFTSQRCDVNIDDCTANVCMNGATCVDEVASYNCSCVENYTGKYCEIEKKHGQWSVWGNWSECTTTCGRGQMSRKRLCTNPTPSNGGDDCAGLSEDFQPCNNTDCPDCPALVVPGNGTAECKQVNGTFNCSIYCDEGFEFDMEPLHNYYCGPETAHVWNFDTFSNPLRKLPSCKETVVPKSLSVRYSAKYKDLVCSSQHLALQTNTKILSKARTVVESISVIETNACTLNELTVTDCDDNSRMKRSTEFAGFRMTISTNPQNGDITKGAGDLETAFNAVMGAIQNGNFTVHVLEDSYELDQNQTEASGEADCEPGFTRVGYFCVPCGSGTYFNVDYCELCPVGTYQEKERQTSCSLCPDGKSTLGEGSASIEECSVFKEVEPERLEVTGIAVGCGVSLFVLVGVVLAFIRYRSSRTNEYNVSKPSPTKRQQAYDIPCPVKSMFKKRKGRFDIN; the protein is encoded by the exons aTGCGATCAAACCATTTGTTTCAACCAGAGGCATGTCCTGATGACAGCCAATGCAATGTCGACGGCGTCCAG ATATTTTGTGGATCAACCTCTCGACGAAAGAGAGACGTTGCCACCAATGGTTCAAATGATCTGATGCAACACCGACTATCGATCGAAATCACATTGAAAATGAAACCGACAGAAAACATAATTGTCTTACAAAATCAGCGCCAAAACCTGATTAATAGTTTAGGCGAACTTATGGAAAGCAAACGTGATGAAGTGTTTGGTGAACATACTGCATCGTCTTTTAATATCAGCAGTGGACCTGTGAAAATAATGTGTACAGAAGGTTCCGTTAACTCCATAGAAAGTTTAAGATGTA TTGAATGTCCGGAGGGCACCTACTACCAAAAGCGTGTATACGACATGGATCCCACCTGTATTCTATGTCCAAAGGGAACTTTCCAGGCTGAAAGTGGTCAGTCGGTATGTAAGGCATGCCCTGAAGGGTTTTCGACAAACTCAAAAGGATCTACGCAATTGTCAGATTGCAAAG ttgcaTGCAGTCCAGGGACATTTTCTCAAAACGGATTAGAACCATGTTTTCCTTGCGATGTTGGTCATTACCAGCCATCGCATGGGCAAGTCATGTGCAGACGATGTTTGGATTCTAAATCAACGCTCACATTTGGGGCATCCAGTCGCGCTGATTGCCAAg agttcGATATAATTTTCAACGGGAACAGCAGTGTCACCAGTATCATACAGAACCTCACAAGTGTCTCTGATTTGACGATGAACTTTTGGATTAAAGCTAATTCTGATTCAACAGagtttgaaatacattttgaggATGAAATTGGCATTATTATTTGGGAAATCCGTAATTTTAGTGAAGTttgtcataataaaataat gTGCAAAAGTTTCGAGAACGTCTTAGCATTTGATAACCTGTGGCATAGATTTACGATTCAGTTCATCGTTTGCTCTGTGTTTGTGAATATTGATGGGTTTCTGGCTAACTCGATTAATTTTGGAACCAGTTGTTCAAGTTTCAAACTGAAAACCGTTTATGTGCAAGCAG ATTCAAGTTTTACATTATCTCAACTTAACTTATGGCACGGACAAAAAGATATGACAAGCGAAGTTCACTGTTTTTCTCATCAATTTGGAGATCTGTTACGATGGCAAGATTTCGACGGATCGATTGTTGATGGGGCTTTTATTGATATACCTAGCCAGTGTGACG atATTGACAATTGTATGTCAAAACCCTGTCTCCATGGCGAATGCAGCGACAGATTAAATGGTTATGATTGCACTTGCGATGTCGGCTTTACCAGTCAAAGGTGTGATGTCAACATTGACGACTGTACAGCAAATGTCTGTATGAATGGCGCTACATGTGTTGATGAAGTGGCCTCCTACAATTGCAGTTGTGTGGAAAATTATACCGGAAAGTATTgtgaaatagaaaaaa AACATGGCCAATGGAGTGTTTGGGGGAATTGGTCGGAATGTACAACTACTTGTGGCCGTGGCCAAATGTCACGAAAACGTCTTTGTACCAATCCGACACCGAGTAACGGTGGGGACGATTGCGCAGGCCTCTCAGAAGACTTTCAACCGTGCAATAACACAGACTGTCCAG ATTGTCCAGCACTCGTGGTGCCAGGAAATGGAACAGCTGAATGTAAGCAAGTCAATGGAACATTTAACTGCAGTATATATTGCGATGAAGGCTTTGAATTTGACATGGAACCTCTTCACAATTATTATTGCGGACCTGAAACGGCTCATGTTTGGAATTTTGACACTTTCTCAAATCCGCTACGAAAACTTCCAAGCTGCAAAG AAACAGTTGTTCCCAAGTCACTTTCCGTTAGGTACTCTGCGAAGTACAAAGATCTTGTATGCTCTTCGCAGCATTTGGCattacaaacaaacaccaaaatactttcaaaggCTAGGACCGTTGTTGAGAGTATTTCAGTAATTGAAACAAATGCGTGTACATTAAACGAATTAACAGTGACGGACTGTGATGACAATTCCCGGATGAAACGTTCAACTGAATTTGCTGGATTTAGAATGACTATAAGCACAAACCCACAAAACG gTGACATCACAAAAGGCGCAGGAGATTTAGAAACAGCTTTCAACGCAGTAATGGGTGCTATACAAAATGGGAATTTCACTGTTCATGTTCTTGAAGACAGTTATGAATTAGACCAAAACCAGACTGAGGCTTCAGGGGAAGCCGATTGTGAGCCGGGATTTACTCGTGTCGGCTATTTTTGTG tTCCCTGCGGTAGCGGTACGTATTTTAACGTTGATTACTGCGAACTCTGTCCTGTTGGCACATACCAGGAAAAGGAGAGACAAACATCATGCAGTTTATGTCCTGATGGAAAATCAACACTTGGCGAAGGATCTGCGTCCATTGAAGAGTGTTCGG tttttaaagaaGTCGAACCCGAAAGACTGGAag TGACCGGGATAGCTGTTGGATGTGGAGTAAGCCTATTTGTTCTTGTAGGCGTTGTACTCGCATTCATTCGTTATAg ATCATCGAGGACCAATGAATACAATGTCAGCAAACCCAGTCCAACGAAAAGACAACAGGCATACGACATACCTTGTCCAGTAAAGTCAATGTTTAAGAAACGCAAAGGACGATTTGATATTAACTAA
- the LOC128230048 gene encoding signal peptide, CUB and EGF-like domain-containing protein 1 isoform X3, whose product MPNVDLTKLYVCSREVKWDPTPQFKPCKTTEHAYSLRVTLLAECFYSGDCKDKSTQQQIANNFIQQMRSNHLFQPEACPDDSQCNVDGVQIFCGSTSRRKRDVATNGSNDLMQHRLSIEITLKMKPTENIIVLQNQRQNLINSLGELMESKRDEVFGEHTASSFNISSGPVKIMCTEGSVNSIESLRCIECPEGTYYQKRVYDMDPTCILCPKGTFQAESGQSVCKACPEGFSTNSKGSTQLSDCKVACSPGTFSQNGLEPCFPCDVGHYQPSHGQVMCRRCLDSKSTLTFGASSRADCQEFDIIFNGNSSVTSIIQNLTSVSDLTMNFWIKANSDSTEFEIHFEDEIGIIIWEIRNFSEVCHNKIMCKSFENVLAFDNLWHRFTIQFIVCSVFVNIDGFLANSINFGTSCSSFKLKTVYVQADSSFTLSQLNLWHGQKDMTSEVHCFSHQFGDLLRWQDFDGSIVDGAFIDIPSQCDDIDNCMSKPCLHGECSDRLNGYDCTCDVGFTSQRCDVNIDDCTANVCMNGATCVDEVASYNCSCVENYTGKYCEIEKKHGQWSVWGNWSECTTTCGRGQMSRKRLCTNPTPSNGGDDCAGLSEDFQPCNNTDCPDCPALVVPGNGTAECKQVNGTFNCSIYCDEGFEFDMEPLHNYYCGPETAHVWNFDTFSNPLRKLPSCKETVVPKSLSVRYSAKYKDLVCSSQHLALQTNTKILSKARTVVESISVIETNACTLNELTVTDCDDNSRMKRSTEFAGFRMTISTNPQNGDITKGAGDLETAFNAVMGAIQNGNFTVHVLEDSYELDQNQTEASGEADCEPGFTRVGYFCVPCGSGTYFNVDYCELCPVGTYQEKERQTSCSLCPDGKSTLGEGSASIEECSGSSLIYQHK is encoded by the exons ATGCCAAATGTTGATCTAACAAAACTGTACGTTTGTTCCAGGGAAGTAAAATGGGATCCAACGCCGCAGTTTAAACCTTgcaaaa CTACCGAGCATGCATATTCTCTCAGGGTAACGTTACTTGCCGAGTGTTTCTACAGTGGTGATTGTAAAGACAAATCAACACAACAACAAAttgcaaacaattttattcaacagaTGCGATCAAACCATTTGTTTCAACCAGAGGCATGTCCTGATGACAGCCAATGCAATGTCGACGGCGTCCAG ATATTTTGTGGATCAACCTCTCGACGAAAGAGAGACGTTGCCACCAATGGTTCAAATGATCTGATGCAACACCGACTATCGATCGAAATCACATTGAAAATGAAACCGACAGAAAACATAATTGTCTTACAAAATCAGCGCCAAAACCTGATTAATAGTTTAGGCGAACTTATGGAAAGCAAACGTGATGAAGTGTTTGGTGAACATACTGCATCGTCTTTTAATATCAGCAGTGGACCTGTGAAAATAATGTGTACAGAAGGTTCCGTTAACTCCATAGAAAGTTTAAGATGTA TTGAATGTCCGGAGGGCACCTACTACCAAAAGCGTGTATACGACATGGATCCCACCTGTATTCTATGTCCAAAGGGAACTTTCCAGGCTGAAAGTGGTCAGTCGGTATGTAAGGCATGCCCTGAAGGGTTTTCGACAAACTCAAAAGGATCTACGCAATTGTCAGATTGCAAAG ttgcaTGCAGTCCAGGGACATTTTCTCAAAACGGATTAGAACCATGTTTTCCTTGCGATGTTGGTCATTACCAGCCATCGCATGGGCAAGTCATGTGCAGACGATGTTTGGATTCTAAATCAACGCTCACATTTGGGGCATCCAGTCGCGCTGATTGCCAAg agttcGATATAATTTTCAACGGGAACAGCAGTGTCACCAGTATCATACAGAACCTCACAAGTGTCTCTGATTTGACGATGAACTTTTGGATTAAAGCTAATTCTGATTCAACAGagtttgaaatacattttgaggATGAAATTGGCATTATTATTTGGGAAATCCGTAATTTTAGTGAAGTttgtcataataaaataat gTGCAAAAGTTTCGAGAACGTCTTAGCATTTGATAACCTGTGGCATAGATTTACGATTCAGTTCATCGTTTGCTCTGTGTTTGTGAATATTGATGGGTTTCTGGCTAACTCGATTAATTTTGGAACCAGTTGTTCAAGTTTCAAACTGAAAACCGTTTATGTGCAAGCAG ATTCAAGTTTTACATTATCTCAACTTAACTTATGGCACGGACAAAAAGATATGACAAGCGAAGTTCACTGTTTTTCTCATCAATTTGGAGATCTGTTACGATGGCAAGATTTCGACGGATCGATTGTTGATGGGGCTTTTATTGATATACCTAGCCAGTGTGACG atATTGACAATTGTATGTCAAAACCCTGTCTCCATGGCGAATGCAGCGACAGATTAAATGGTTATGATTGCACTTGCGATGTCGGCTTTACCAGTCAAAGGTGTGATGTCAACATTGACGACTGTACAGCAAATGTCTGTATGAATGGCGCTACATGTGTTGATGAAGTGGCCTCCTACAATTGCAGTTGTGTGGAAAATTATACCGGAAAGTATTgtgaaatagaaaaaa AACATGGCCAATGGAGTGTTTGGGGGAATTGGTCGGAATGTACAACTACTTGTGGCCGTGGCCAAATGTCACGAAAACGTCTTTGTACCAATCCGACACCGAGTAACGGTGGGGACGATTGCGCAGGCCTCTCAGAAGACTTTCAACCGTGCAATAACACAGACTGTCCAG ATTGTCCAGCACTCGTGGTGCCAGGAAATGGAACAGCTGAATGTAAGCAAGTCAATGGAACATTTAACTGCAGTATATATTGCGATGAAGGCTTTGAATTTGACATGGAACCTCTTCACAATTATTATTGCGGACCTGAAACGGCTCATGTTTGGAATTTTGACACTTTCTCAAATCCGCTACGAAAACTTCCAAGCTGCAAAG AAACAGTTGTTCCCAAGTCACTTTCCGTTAGGTACTCTGCGAAGTACAAAGATCTTGTATGCTCTTCGCAGCATTTGGCattacaaacaaacaccaaaatactttcaaaggCTAGGACCGTTGTTGAGAGTATTTCAGTAATTGAAACAAATGCGTGTACATTAAACGAATTAACAGTGACGGACTGTGATGACAATTCCCGGATGAAACGTTCAACTGAATTTGCTGGATTTAGAATGACTATAAGCACAAACCCACAAAACG gTGACATCACAAAAGGCGCAGGAGATTTAGAAACAGCTTTCAACGCAGTAATGGGTGCTATACAAAATGGGAATTTCACTGTTCATGTTCTTGAAGACAGTTATGAATTAGACCAAAACCAGACTGAGGCTTCAGGGGAAGCCGATTGTGAGCCGGGATTTACTCGTGTCGGCTATTTTTGTG tTCCCTGCGGTAGCGGTACGTATTTTAACGTTGATTACTGCGAACTCTGTCCTGTTGGCACATACCAGGAAAAGGAGAGACAAACATCATGCAGTTTATGTCCTGATGGAAAATCAACACTTGGCGAAGGATCTGCGTCCATTGAAGAGTGTTCGG GATCAAGTTtgatatatcaacataaatga
- the LOC128230048 gene encoding signal peptide, CUB and EGF-like domain-containing protein 1 isoform X1, with the protein MPNVDLTKLYVCSREVKWDPTPQFKPCKTTEHAYSLRVTLLAECFYSGDCKDKSTQQQIANNFIQQMRSNHLFQPEACPDDSQCNVDGVQIFCGSTSRRKRDVATNGSNDLMQHRLSIEITLKMKPTENIIVLQNQRQNLINSLGELMESKRDEVFGEHTASSFNISSGPVKIMCTEGSVNSIESLRCIECPEGTYYQKRVYDMDPTCILCPKGTFQAESGQSVCKACPEGFSTNSKGSTQLSDCKVACSPGTFSQNGLEPCFPCDVGHYQPSHGQVMCRRCLDSKSTLTFGASSRADCQEFDIIFNGNSSVTSIIQNLTSVSDLTMNFWIKANSDSTEFEIHFEDEIGIIIWEIRNFSEVCHNKIMCKSFENVLAFDNLWHRFTIQFIVCSVFVNIDGFLANSINFGTSCSSFKLKTVYVQADSSFTLSQLNLWHGQKDMTSEVHCFSHQFGDLLRWQDFDGSIVDGAFIDIPSQCDDIDNCMSKPCLHGECSDRLNGYDCTCDVGFTSQRCDVNIDDCTANVCMNGATCVDEVASYNCSCVENYTGKYCEIEKKHGQWSVWGNWSECTTTCGRGQMSRKRLCTNPTPSNGGDDCAGLSEDFQPCNNTDCPDCPALVVPGNGTAECKQVNGTFNCSIYCDEGFEFDMEPLHNYYCGPETAHVWNFDTFSNPLRKLPSCKETVVPKSLSVRYSAKYKDLVCSSQHLALQTNTKILSKARTVVESISVIETNACTLNELTVTDCDDNSRMKRSTEFAGFRMTISTNPQNGDITKGAGDLETAFNAVMGAIQNGNFTVHVLEDSYELDQNQTEASGEADCEPGFTRVGYFCVPCGSGTYFNVDYCELCPVGTYQEKERQTSCSLCPDGKSTLGEGSASIEECSVFKEVEPERLEVTGIAVGCGVSLFVLVGVVLAFIRYRSSRTNEYNVSKPSPTKRQQAYDIPCPVKSMFKKRKGRFDIN; encoded by the exons ATGCCAAATGTTGATCTAACAAAACTGTACGTTTGTTCCAGGGAAGTAAAATGGGATCCAACGCCGCAGTTTAAACCTTgcaaaa CTACCGAGCATGCATATTCTCTCAGGGTAACGTTACTTGCCGAGTGTTTCTACAGTGGTGATTGTAAAGACAAATCAACACAACAACAAAttgcaaacaattttattcaacagaTGCGATCAAACCATTTGTTTCAACCAGAGGCATGTCCTGATGACAGCCAATGCAATGTCGACGGCGTCCAG ATATTTTGTGGATCAACCTCTCGACGAAAGAGAGACGTTGCCACCAATGGTTCAAATGATCTGATGCAACACCGACTATCGATCGAAATCACATTGAAAATGAAACCGACAGAAAACATAATTGTCTTACAAAATCAGCGCCAAAACCTGATTAATAGTTTAGGCGAACTTATGGAAAGCAAACGTGATGAAGTGTTTGGTGAACATACTGCATCGTCTTTTAATATCAGCAGTGGACCTGTGAAAATAATGTGTACAGAAGGTTCCGTTAACTCCATAGAAAGTTTAAGATGTA TTGAATGTCCGGAGGGCACCTACTACCAAAAGCGTGTATACGACATGGATCCCACCTGTATTCTATGTCCAAAGGGAACTTTCCAGGCTGAAAGTGGTCAGTCGGTATGTAAGGCATGCCCTGAAGGGTTTTCGACAAACTCAAAAGGATCTACGCAATTGTCAGATTGCAAAG ttgcaTGCAGTCCAGGGACATTTTCTCAAAACGGATTAGAACCATGTTTTCCTTGCGATGTTGGTCATTACCAGCCATCGCATGGGCAAGTCATGTGCAGACGATGTTTGGATTCTAAATCAACGCTCACATTTGGGGCATCCAGTCGCGCTGATTGCCAAg agttcGATATAATTTTCAACGGGAACAGCAGTGTCACCAGTATCATACAGAACCTCACAAGTGTCTCTGATTTGACGATGAACTTTTGGATTAAAGCTAATTCTGATTCAACAGagtttgaaatacattttgaggATGAAATTGGCATTATTATTTGGGAAATCCGTAATTTTAGTGAAGTttgtcataataaaataat gTGCAAAAGTTTCGAGAACGTCTTAGCATTTGATAACCTGTGGCATAGATTTACGATTCAGTTCATCGTTTGCTCTGTGTTTGTGAATATTGATGGGTTTCTGGCTAACTCGATTAATTTTGGAACCAGTTGTTCAAGTTTCAAACTGAAAACCGTTTATGTGCAAGCAG ATTCAAGTTTTACATTATCTCAACTTAACTTATGGCACGGACAAAAAGATATGACAAGCGAAGTTCACTGTTTTTCTCATCAATTTGGAGATCTGTTACGATGGCAAGATTTCGACGGATCGATTGTTGATGGGGCTTTTATTGATATACCTAGCCAGTGTGACG atATTGACAATTGTATGTCAAAACCCTGTCTCCATGGCGAATGCAGCGACAGATTAAATGGTTATGATTGCACTTGCGATGTCGGCTTTACCAGTCAAAGGTGTGATGTCAACATTGACGACTGTACAGCAAATGTCTGTATGAATGGCGCTACATGTGTTGATGAAGTGGCCTCCTACAATTGCAGTTGTGTGGAAAATTATACCGGAAAGTATTgtgaaatagaaaaaa AACATGGCCAATGGAGTGTTTGGGGGAATTGGTCGGAATGTACAACTACTTGTGGCCGTGGCCAAATGTCACGAAAACGTCTTTGTACCAATCCGACACCGAGTAACGGTGGGGACGATTGCGCAGGCCTCTCAGAAGACTTTCAACCGTGCAATAACACAGACTGTCCAG ATTGTCCAGCACTCGTGGTGCCAGGAAATGGAACAGCTGAATGTAAGCAAGTCAATGGAACATTTAACTGCAGTATATATTGCGATGAAGGCTTTGAATTTGACATGGAACCTCTTCACAATTATTATTGCGGACCTGAAACGGCTCATGTTTGGAATTTTGACACTTTCTCAAATCCGCTACGAAAACTTCCAAGCTGCAAAG AAACAGTTGTTCCCAAGTCACTTTCCGTTAGGTACTCTGCGAAGTACAAAGATCTTGTATGCTCTTCGCAGCATTTGGCattacaaacaaacaccaaaatactttcaaaggCTAGGACCGTTGTTGAGAGTATTTCAGTAATTGAAACAAATGCGTGTACATTAAACGAATTAACAGTGACGGACTGTGATGACAATTCCCGGATGAAACGTTCAACTGAATTTGCTGGATTTAGAATGACTATAAGCACAAACCCACAAAACG gTGACATCACAAAAGGCGCAGGAGATTTAGAAACAGCTTTCAACGCAGTAATGGGTGCTATACAAAATGGGAATTTCACTGTTCATGTTCTTGAAGACAGTTATGAATTAGACCAAAACCAGACTGAGGCTTCAGGGGAAGCCGATTGTGAGCCGGGATTTACTCGTGTCGGCTATTTTTGTG tTCCCTGCGGTAGCGGTACGTATTTTAACGTTGATTACTGCGAACTCTGTCCTGTTGGCACATACCAGGAAAAGGAGAGACAAACATCATGCAGTTTATGTCCTGATGGAAAATCAACACTTGGCGAAGGATCTGCGTCCATTGAAGAGTGTTCGG tttttaaagaaGTCGAACCCGAAAGACTGGAag TGACCGGGATAGCTGTTGGATGTGGAGTAAGCCTATTTGTTCTTGTAGGCGTTGTACTCGCATTCATTCGTTATAg ATCATCGAGGACCAATGAATACAATGTCAGCAAACCCAGTCCAACGAAAAGACAACAGGCATACGACATACCTTGTCCAGTAAAGTCAATGTTTAAGAAACGCAAAGGACGATTTGATATTAACTAA